In the Heptranchias perlo isolate sHepPer1 chromosome 4, sHepPer1.hap1, whole genome shotgun sequence genome, CCTAACTGATCCTGGTCCAGATGCAGCACACCTTACCTAGTCTAGGTCCAGTATACTTTAGCCACTTCAGGTCCAGTACATCCGAGTTAATCCAGATCTGGTTCACCTAACTAATTCAGGCCTAACAATGTGGCTAGTCAGGATGTAGTGTGCTTCATCCAGTCAATGTCCAACATAAATCAGTTGCTGCAAATGTAAGTATGTTATTTGTTAACAGTGAAACCGTCTCAAATCAATTGTAATTTCCCAGATAAAGTACTGATTGCAAGTGAAATTTAATCATGGGCAATATCTTTATATTGATCAATATGAATAACTGAAAGAacattttttgtgtgttttttttgttttgtccAATGCCAATGAAATTTTTTGTAAATCTTAAACTTTACATCATTAACAAAGTCTACTGGAGATATTTACTGGTAGTAAAAAGAGATTTGCATGAGCTTCTTCATATATGTAGGCCACAGTTCATCAGCAAGACTACAATCTTCAGTTTAGACTGATACAaagttatttatatatattttttaatgaaaaGTATGTGTTCACTTTTTTTGCATTGTACaacagcctagaaattgctgtcagtgttcgcaaccatcttcaactagaAGTGCTGAGTAAAttatccttctcggcctcctcctgaggtcatcACCACGatcaagccagtcttcagccaactcaattcactccatgtgacatcaagaaatggctgagtgcattgggcACAGCAAAGACTAAGAGccgcgacaacatcccagctgtagtgctgaagacctgtgctccagaactatccaCGCCCTTAGCTAAACTGTTCCGTACacttacaacactggcatctatccgacaatggggaaaattgccctggtatgccctgtccacaaaaagcaggacaaatccaacctggccactTACCGTCATTTTGAGGTGAGGGCCACATTTACATTCCACTGGAGTATTGCAGGTGCCAAACAGGAATCCCATTGCAGCTTTCTGGTTGTGGGAAGACAGAAAatctgggaggaggggggaggaagccCTGGAAGAGAGCCTCGGCAGGCCAGCAATGGGTTGGATTCTTTTTATGGGTCCAGGAGGTCCCACgaaaaaatatttaatattttcatTTTGTGAGCAGTCTCCTTTTAAGACACCTGATTAGGTCcaaatgggcagagtgtgcatGGCGCACGCACTGCTCctttgtacctcaaaattgcaattggggtcctatgtacgTCATATATATCAGCTTatttgcatattacaagtggtctcctgcctgaaacaggtgggcgtCCGGCTTCCCATCTCAGGTCCCTCCCCAAGATGGCGGCAACGGGAGCGCCAGTGTAAACATAGCGGCAGGTAACTTTATGGCATTTTCATGTTACCACCCCGTTTACGCCAGGTGAAGAGAGTTAAATGAGTGCTATGGTGTGCATGGTTTTGCTTAGGGCAAGAAAACAGGAGAATTACAGAAAAATTTTGAATAATTCAaaaaacagcagcaacaacaacagcttacatttatataacatttttaaaaacgagaaaagtcccaaggcacttcataaagGGCAAAGTAAAAAGGAACTGAAGCCAGCGATGAGTTCAGTGTGGTAACCAAGAGCTTGTTCGAAAAGATGGTTtttaagaaggtttttaaagatggagagagaaatggaggagtggaggggtgtaggaagggagtttcagagagTCGGGTCGAGAATTtgccaccaatagtggggcaaagagaaGAGGGGATGCACAGAAAACCAGTGTTGGAGGACCAATGGTTGTGGAAGGTGAAGGAATTTGCAGAGATTGGATGGAGTGAGGCGGTGGAGGGAATTGAAGATGAGGGAGGGGATTCTAAATTCAATGCTCTGgagacagggagccagtgtaggtcagtgagaatgGGGTAATGGGAAAGCAGGGTTAAGCCAGGGACAAATTACAAACTAGTCATCTCTGATACATACTTTGGTGCCTTCGATCTACTAACAATGATGCGAGTCAACTTCATCAACCATCTCGGGCAAAGTCCAGTGTTACAGAATTTTGATGTCCTGCTCAGCTCTGAGATCAGCTTCCTTCCCCACATCTGATCTGAGGCCCAGTTTCTTCAACTTTCTCCTTGTTGTCCTCACTGCCTCCATTCTCTATAATAATTTCAAAATGTCGCTGGCTGCACCCTCAGCTGCACAAAGACTGCATCCCTATTACTCCCATCCTCACCAAGCTCCACTGACCAAGTGAAATGATTTTAAGATCTTCACCTTTgccttcaaatcccaccattggcTTTCCCCACTGTACCTCAGCCATCTTCTGCAACCATACAACCCTGTGTTCAGCCTCTTCTCACCTTGACAAAGTCTCCCCTTCATTTCCCACTCCCAGTTGTTCCTTCAGCCACTATGCCTGACCTTCATTAACACCTCTGCATTGTCACCTTCCTCCATTCTTTTGTCCCCACCCACCTCTCAAGCTTCTTTTTCCTTCCTCCTGCACGGTGTCCACTTTTGTCCACCACCCTGTAAAGCATTCTGAGATGTCTCTCTGTACATGAACAGTACCATAAGAaagtaaattgttgttgttggtgatggCCTAtagttacataagaaataggagcaggagtaggccaatcggcccctcgagcctgctccgccattcaataagatcatggctgatctagttCTTGAAAGATTAGCTAGAATTTTTTTGTACTGCCCATTATAACGTAGAATATACAGTGATACGCGATGATGTAAAATTCCAATGTAAACAGCAAATTCTGCATCTACGGGGTTAAAATCTGTAAATGATCTGGAGGGTGGTATCCCAGTAATTGTTAGCTTACATGTTCAGTACATCATTCCTGCCAGCAGAGCCAAACAACTCTGGATTACTCTGCTTTTGCAGGTTTTGTGTGCACGAACAAAAGAATTAATTTTTACAACTATAATCTTAATTACTAAACGGCTTCAGCAAAAGTAACTGGTAATTTATTTTTTTGTGTGGCCTTCCCAGGCTGAGAGTAACATGACAAATCATATCCATCAGACACCTGACAGCCCTGCAGCAAAATGACGGAGGAAAGCGGAAGTTTTCTCTTTCTGTCAGGTTGCCATTAGCTGGTTAATAGCAGGGGCAGATGCTGTTACAGTACACAGCTTCTGCCAAGTACAAAGGTGTACGATTCGTCTGTCAAATGCAAAAAGCATCTTTGTGCGTTGCAGCAGACTACAAATTGAGGTCTATTAGTTGAGAGTATGCACTTATCTCTATTGCAGCTTTCCCCTGAAAAATTCGCCTGTCCCAGCCAGGAGGGACTGCAGGCTTGTGTTAGACAGTGATTGATGAGTAGCTGGAGATGCTGAAGGCAAATCTGGGATAGTTGCTAGCTGTAACCAGAAGGCACAGGGACTGGGAATATTTTGGATAAGAGTCACACACTGAACAGTTTTCCAGTTTTTAACCCATTACTATTTGCTGTATTATTTTTTCCTGAAAGGATTTCTaggcaaggtagatgaattaattgcgcaaatatagataaatgggtttgacctaatagccattacagaggcatggttgcaaaatgactaaggttgggaactaaatattccagggtacatgacatttagaaaagacaggcagaatggaaaaggaggggacgTAGCCCTAattataaaggatgacataagaacagtggtgagaaaggatcttggctcggaggatcaggaagtggaagtagaatcagtaggaGTCTACCTGTCCCTGacaccacatgctctgaccttagtcttaagtctacaatgtggtacattactgaaggccttttgaaaatccaaatatattacatctactatattacccttgtctactctttctgttacttctttaatttattatgtttAACCTATTGCATCCCTTAAAATATATCAATTTTTTCTCCTGCAGCAGTTAAAAGTCCATAGAGTTTATTTATAGTAAGAAGTTGTGTAGATGGAATAGTCTCTGAAAAATTGATGGACTCCTTAAATCTAGAGGTCTTTTCCTTTTATTAAAAATTCTTTATGTTTTCCTTGTACATTACTAATATTCGTAGAATTTATTTCACTTAGCTGCAGGAATAGTTAGGCCAACTGCTTCATCAGTGCAATAAACTGGATAATATAAAAACATGCTCTTAAATTTTCCTTCATTTATAACATTCAGAATAATAATATTATTACATTcctgtacagagtaatttcaTTCttcaagaaagaaaagaaagaaatacttgaatttaaatagtgcctttcatgacctcagcacgtcccaaaatgctttacagccaattaagtacttttgatgtgtagtcactgttataatgtaggaaatatggcagccaatttgcacacagtaagatcccacaaacagtaatgtgataatggccagataatctatttgtaggtattgattgagagataaatattgaccaggacaccggggagaactcccctgctcttcttcgagatagtgccatgggatcttttacatccacctgagagagtatcTTTTCTTGGTCTAAATAATTCTCTTTTGCTACTGGTTAAAAATAAATCTCTATTAACATATTACTTGAAGTAGACTTTTAAATAGCCATTATTAAGTTCAATTTAACCTCTAAAAACTTCAGTTTAAGATACTAACCACACTTTAAAAGGTAAAATTAATTGAACCTGCACCattttaattacttttgattaaataTTACAGGGTTTTTGTAAACCCTTAGCATAGAAGAGTGTATTGTATGGGTAGGACTATCGCTAATTActacatacaacaacaacaacaacaacaacaacaacgtgcatttacatAGCGGGCGGAACTTCCAACTTCGGCGATCActgatcggccgcccattatataccccaccccgattttgcttttgattgacttcaatggaaaggaaaatcaaccGGGATGCAAAACAGACATCCAATCTGCttctgtctgttttacacccccaCCAAATTTGAAAGTTCTGCCCAAATTTTTAAATTTAGAAAAGATCCGAAGGCGCTTCATGGAGGCGTTAGGAAAGTGGACACTGAGCCAAGGAAAAGAGATTACGAGggaagaccaaaagcttggtcaaagaggtgggtttaaggaggggcttaaaggaggtgagggaggtagagaggtagaggaaTAAAGGGAGAGAATTACAGAAGCTGGGACCAAGGCAGTTGAAGCACAGCCACAGTGGTGCAAAGGGAGTGGtgcatgcacaagaggccagagttagaggaatggaTGGAGGTTGTTgtgctgtaggaggttacagaaatagggagaggccaAGCTATCGAGAATTTAAACACGAGtaacagaattttaaatttgaggtgttgggggaccaggagaaAATATAAATCAGTGAGGATGGATGTGATGAACAAAGATACTAGGTGTGGGATAGGGTACAGGCAATAAAGATTTGAATAGGAGGCCGACAAGGAGAGCATTGAAGTAATCAAATCTGGAGGTGAAAAAGATGTgactgagagtttcagcagcagttgggaTGAATAGGAACAGAGCGGACGatcttacggaggtggaagtaggcagtctttttaATGGCAAAAATATGTCAGAAGCTCAGCACGGGGTCAAACCAgctgctgaggttgtgaaatctCTGGTTAAACCAAAGACAGTGGTCATGGAGGGATGGAGTCAATCCCGAGGGTATGGGGTTTTTGTGCTAAGAGCTGAAGacaatagcttcagtcttcccaatgtttagctggaggaaattgcagttctTGTAAGCCTGATGTCCGTCAAGCAGACCAGCatcacaaaggcagtggagggatcaagaggtagagttgggtgttatCGGCAtgcatgtgaaagctgaccccatgtctgcgatggtgtcaccaaggggcagtatgaggaagaggagggagccaaggatgacTCCTTGGTGGACTCTGGAGATACCTGTATGATGGTGGGAAAAGAAGCCGTTGCGAGAGATGCTTTGGCTTTGATCAGATGGATAAGATTGGAACATGGCAAGGGCAGTCTCACAGAGCTgaacaaaggaggagaaggttggtgtgattgactgtgttgaaggctgcagggaggttgCGGAGGGTAAGGATGGtgttaatgcaccatggtcatagtcacagagaatgtcatttgttgactttggttagggctattTCAGTGCAGAAAGaggagcggaaacctgattggagggattcagacAAAGAGTTGCAGGAGAGGTGGACGTGGATCTTGGAGGCATCAACATGTTCACAAacgttggagaggaaagggaggctggagaAGGGATTGCAGTTGGCGAGGACAGGGGAAACAAGGTGTTTTTTTTAAGAGGGGAAAGACAACAGTGGTTTTGAAAAGAAGagggacagtgcctgaggagaggaaaccatttacaatattagctaaaatggagtccaggaaaggaGATCAGTGATTAGGAGCTGAGTGGGAATACGGTCGAGGGAGCAGAAGGCGTGTCTCACGGATTAGATGAGCTTGGTAAGGGTAATGGGGAGAAAATAGAGAGCAacagagttcagggctagggaggGGACAGGACTGGGGAGAGGTTTGACTTAGTAGGCAGAGGAAGGGGGGAAACAGcacaggcagctgaatggatggtctctaaCTTGGAGATAAAGAAATCCATGAACTGCTTACACTAGTTGTTAGATGTAAGGGTGGAGGAGGTATGGCGGAGGCCTTAAAGGAAGCAGTTGGTTGTAGAGAAAAGGAATATGGAGATATATTTGCTCTGCAGGATGATCTTAGAGTAGTGGGCCATTTTGGTTGGGGAGAGTGAAGACTGGTAGAGCTTGATTTGGtcaagccagatctggcaatggatgGTTAAGCCAACTGTGCACCAGATACACTCTAGTTAAACTTAAAGGGAATGAAGATGAGGGCAATAACTGGGGGAAATGAGTGGAATGGGAGACAGTGAAGATTTTTCTGGGGATAACGGCATCAAAAGCAGAGGTGAAGAAATGTTTGAGCAAATCAATAGCTGCAGAGGTAAAGTTGTGAATGGAAAGCCAAAGGCTAGGCAGAACGGTGTTCAAGAGTACAGGAATCAATTTTCCGAGATTATGTTGCCTTGGGGAACCTCATCTGCTGAAAGTATATATCAGAAAATTACAGGTGCACTGCCcataatttttctttccattaattttaattgacAGAAAATTGCAGATGGggtgcccatgattttccaatatGCAGGCAAGGTTTCCCGTTGGCGGTGCAAACTACGAAAATTACAGATGCAAACTATGCATCTTTTCTATttatttgttcctgggatgtgggcaatgcaacttttattgcccatccctagttgccttgagggcattaacagtcaaccacatagtgtaggATTGGAGTCATGTGAAAGCCAGACCAGGTGGGGTGGCAGGATCCCTTCCCTGAAGAACCagctggatttttacgacaatctagtAGCATTCACGATCATTTTCTTTCCGATATcatcccacaaattaccagatttattgatttcaatttcacaacttgttatGATGGGATTGAAACTCACGACCTCTGCGTTGCTGGTCCAGTACCATAAGCATTACACTACCGTACACTAACTAGCTTAGTGTCACAAAAGATGtaataccagatttttattattttaaactggCACTCTGTATGTATTTATATAATTGTACTTAAAATGCTACAATATTTAATATCAGGGTTTCCTGTGGCTTACACTGTTGTGTTTTTGTTCATTATGTGCTAATTGTAAGTACGTTCCACCTCTGTTGTAAAACCAAGTGAAAAGTCAAGGAGTAATGACGTTTACTTCAGTCCAGTAAAAGGCTGATCCTCTGGATATACACTTACTATAAGTTTTGATAATCTGGTGGTCATTAAACCTTGATTTGGGAATGTGGGCCTGGaagttccttggagctgctcctgctctgtcATGGTAACTTCACCGGACATGCGGTAGAAACCCTGTTGTGCAGGTAATGCGGCAAAGTTACGGCAATGGATTGGGTGCAGCTCCATGGAAATTCCTGCCCATAATGAGAGAAGTTTCTTTTTGTTTGCTATTTGTAGCAAAACTGTAAGTGTGTTTTCTATGCACTTATTTACGATTTTGGTATAAGGACAAATCGAGAAGAACTTCCTTCAGTATGAAGGTAAGACAGGTTAAGCAGACTTTCCAGTCCATGCATGGACTGGGTGGGAGTTGGGTGGATAGGAATTCTGGGAACAGCCTCATTTTAATCATTTCAGCAGAAAACCCAGAGAGATGCATCTTTAGTGGTAAGCACTAGCTgcccaattttccagtcctcacaTCACCCAAATTACCCAGCAGTAGAGATCTGCGGAGTGGGAAATTAGCCCTACTGTGTCTCCATATGTTAAAGACAAGGGAGCtgggaaatttaaagggatgtgagAGTAAGTGGTTACATGTAGGAACAAAGATTCTGTTAGCCTTTAATAAAGGCTGTAAATATTTTAAGTGGTTATTTCAGCCTTTTCAAAAGCTGTTTGGGCAGCATAGAGCTCAAATCTCTTGTTTGATGGCTGGTGAGGTGAAGATGTTGCTATATGAGTTGGGTGTGAGGAAGGTGCCCTGTTTCCACTCAGTGGCCATTTTCACAATTCAGAATTCTTTGgttatttttccacagaaaggatctagatatgagttattttaaaatgtgtttcGGGTTCAAGTTTGCTTTAAAGGGGTTAGTTTCTCAAAACAATCCCACGTGGGTTGTGATTCCCAAGACAGTCCAAAAATGGTTGATGTGGTGATCAGAAGTTGTTTTTCCCAGAGCCCAAACAATAAACAACATCCAGGGATAAAGCAAAATACAGTCAGCCAGGAAGGCAGTCAGGCAGCAAAAAGCCACAAGGGGTCAATAGTTCTGCCCAGGATTGtaggacagaaatcagagaggtTATTCTGTTTAAATTGAGTAAGACAATCCACTGAAGTGGGATAACATTGTGTGATTTTCATTTTGTAGCATTACAGGAACATAAGTTGTAGCAATTAAACAAAGCAATTCTGACCATACCTATTACTCTGTAGATTTCATCTTACTGTGGAAAAATGCAGTTTATGAATCGAACCAAACTTTATCTCATCTACGGCTAACTCAGTTTACCTTCAGAGGGACTGAAGAAGATCACAAGGAAATTTCATTCTTACACTCCCAGGCCCCACTACTGTACAAGTAGATATAAGGCACTGTGAATCAACTCTGATAAAAATAAGGTCCTTTGACCACTTACAGAAGCGATTAATGCCACTGAACCAAATAGGTATCTTTAGAAGAGCAAAATTCATAATGTATTGGAAAAATATACATTAAAATGCTTCCCTTCTGTCTCGTTAAATTGGGACTTTAAACAGCTTGTCTTAATATTCCTGGAGCTGGAGaggcttgggggtggggggggggggggtgcaggaattTAGCATAGAATCTGGTTATGCCAGGATTTTGCTCCATTTGTACTGATCCATTAAATTCTGATGGCAGGGGTCATGGGCATCATCCAGCCCATTTCTACATCAAGGGGATATGTCGAGGAATTTCCTTGGCTTCCTTGGGAATTCTGCCCTTTATGCCCTTAAAAGGCCTCATCAGAACTCAAGCCAGCTGAGAAATGACATGAGTATCTTAGAGGCCCTCTGGGAGCCCCAAATTGTACCTACACGAAGGTAATCGATTACCTTGTCTGGAGGCAAAGTGGCTCCTCCAACTccaaaaaattacattttgacTTCGGACCTATTTACCTCGGGGACTTCGGACGGAGTGGCTGTGTGCCACTCCACTTTACAATGGCAGGCGAAAATGACCCAACTCATCCTGGGATTTGGGATGCGGTCTGCAACCTGAGGCTAGGGTGAGCAGCGGTTCCTCTCTGCTGCACTTGCATCAACGGATTAATTCCTGAGGAATTTCAGAGCCCATGTCTTTAATCCCATTGTTTTCACGGGCAGTAGTATTGTTGGGGAGGATTTCCATCCAAACATGGGAAAAGCAAAAAAGGGACTTGTTTGCCTGCTACATGCATTCTTAATTAGGCTCCTGCTAAAAATGAGCCAGAGTGAAGAATGTGGATGTTAGAGCACAAGTGGAAAACCCAGCAGGTCAGATTTGTGCAAAGACTGGTGGAAATGATAGCCGTCCAATTTCCCAGTCTTTGAATTCTGTTAGCATTAGATATCCACTCAGTGGAAAATCAACCCTGCTGTGTCTCCATATACTGCGGCAGTTTTGAAGACAGCAACACTCATTCACATCAAGTATAAAGATTTCTGTCACTTCGGCCATAAAAGCACAGATATAATAACTCCTTCTGCCACTATACTCATCACTACATTAACCTGCTAAGAAAATAACACAACCAATATTACTATCTATCCTGCCATGTTAATTTTGGTTGTTATCTATTTAATTTACAAGTTGCATTTTTTTGTATCTCTTGCATGAAAGAATGTCTGAGTCCTTTACAAAAGAGCGAGGAATACCTCAACCAGGAGACAGGAAAGTGTAAAGAGGGGAATGGAAACATAACCAAAGAGAAAGGTCTTTAAGAGACTATTGAAGAAAGGGTGTAGGATATAGCAAAGGGAAATAATAGCCTACTATGCCATGTTGCAAATGGATTGGTTGTGCTGATGAACCATCCTGTTACCATCCAGCTTTACTGTCTTGATGAATCTGCCAGTGATATATattgtttttaaatttaaacttTGTTTCTCAACTAAATCAACTCTGcatcattgatagatttttgctcagcctttcttttctgtcttttttgCTAGACATCATAGTGATGATCCTTGAAGCATGAGTAAAAATCATGGGTGTTTATATTGCTTTGTGCATGGCTTTCATACAATTTGAATCAAATTTGCACATTGATCCCAGTTGGGTTGTGCAGTGTAGCACTGGTACAAAGAGCAACACAATCCCATATAATATAGTAAATTAGCATGACAGTACTGAGGAATACAATTAGTATCACCGTGGTATCAAGTGAACTGATAAGACTATAAGATAAAGCTTATATAGTCTCTTGAGAAGAAATTATTTTCATGCTTTTGCACCTTAGGTTTCAACAAAGGCTTTGTGAGATATTGTGTCAAGAGAGAACTCTATATGATTATGAAGAATAGCAACATTACCTGAGAAAATGAAAAAGCAGCATATTTCATCTTCCTTGGTCTAATGAAATccctagtgaattttggaacaaTGGAAAGTCATTCTTAGAATTTTGTTTTCTTCTTGCTGATTTTTGTCATATTGAAAAATGTTCCACGtcaatttcattattttacaCAATAATACCCCAATACTTAGAGATATTTAAACCGACTGCTTTTTCTTAGCATGAAGTGGAGGTCCATCAGCACCACTACAAATGATGACAAATGAAGGCCATGTATTTTAATTAGTACTTGAAATTGCCGCAGGACTTCAGAAAGGGAGTTCAGAATAAACCAGAAGGTTATGTGCATTTGTCATCAAGGGTACTTTGGAAAATCTGTCAGACATATTTGTGAATATTTTAAATCATTTCAGTGTCTAATGGTACATCTATGGTGTATGGTGTTCAGGTGAATAACTGATCCAGTGCAGTGTACACTGCAATACCAAAGGAAAGCCGTGTTGAACGTGTGCTATAAATAACATGTTTCTGACTTAATCTTCAtatgtctttatttttttttaaaaattcaagttTAAGAAACAGAAAACAGGACTGACAAAATGTTTGATGAGAAACATTAAGCAGTGGAATGTCTAATAATGAAAATAAACAGCATTCCACAAATtctgtctgaaattgagtttgaaaatgcctgaggagatGAAAGCAACTCCCAAGAAGGGTACCAAGAAAGCCTTGAATAAAGCACCACCAAAGGGTCGGCAACAAGCAGAGAAAGTCGAGGTGTGGGgtgaggagtgtatatattgtgatacacaagatatcatgattgtgtgggacaggctggatggaccagagggtcttttcctgtctgtcactgtttgtatgttcatatgagaGATCTACATCtgcaaagtgatgaagcaggttcatccCCACaatggcatctcctccaaggtcatgagcatcatgaactcctctgtgaacgatattttcgagcgcattgcggatgaggcttcccgcctggcccattacaacaagtgCCACACCATCAGCTCCTGGGGGATCCAGACCACCGTGTGCCTACTGCTGCCCGGGGAGCTGGCCAAGCACGCCTTGTTGGAAGGGACAAAGgcagtgaccaagtacaccagctccaagtaaaactcctcaATGTTCTGAAAAAAAAGGTTACTTCTTTGCTGCCAGATTAATCATTCTCTCTGAAAAGTGGATGGCCATGTTGGCAAACTGAAGAAAACTTCATAGTGAAATTGAACAACTATTACTAAGTCATTTGGATGAGCTGTTGCTATCCCG is a window encoding:
- the LOC137320489 gene encoding histone H2B 1/2-like, encoding MPEEMKATPKKGTKKALNKAPPKGRQQAEKVEVWEIYICKVMKQVHPHNGISSKVMSIMNSSVNDIFERIADEASRLAHYNKCHTISSWGIQTTVCLLLPGELAKHALLEGTKAVTKYTSSK